The Ipomoea triloba cultivar NCNSP0323 chromosome 13, ASM357664v1 genomic interval ATTCACATCTCTCCTTTAGTAGTTGCTCTTTCTTTCCTTAGCAAGAGAGAAATTCTccattgttttctctttgttACACCGAAAGAAGAGTTGTAATAATTTCCTTATAGTgaaacacctttagccttgcccgtggtttttaccctcttggggttttccacgtaaatctttgTCTCTTACAATTGCTTTCTATTATTCTCTATTATTCTCTCCTATTATCAACTGTTATTTTTGTTCATATCGTGTAGGAAAGAATCAATCTTGGTAGAGTGACCTTACATGTCTAGGAAAATCTTTGGATGAGACTGGGTATTTAAGTAGTCCGTTTGTGACTCACCTCTCTCTTCTAATGGTTATTTTCCTGGTGTATTGTTCATAAAACCATTATTGTTCTATCTTTACGATACTGTTCAAATATTCTGTACGATATCAGTTGATTTTACGGTTGTGTTGGCCTGCCGACTGACTACCCcgtagtcataaaaccaacattggcgccgtccgtggggagcGAAACGAAAGGCCTTTGCTTTTGTTTTGGGTTCCTGGTTACTATTATCCAGCACCATGGTCGTCACTAGTAAAGCGGGAAGCCTACCAAAGGAGGATTTGCGCAACACGCTTAGTAGAGGCAACGCACAGGCACCTTCAGGGGAATCTATGCAGCCGTCCCAACAACGAGCAGAACCCAGAGCCATCACACAATTGGCGTCACAACTCACGTTACCAGTTGGACAACCATTAACACATGAAGAAGAGAGGCCCCGAATCACTATGACTGTGGCAGAAGCCGTGGGTCGTTTACTAGAGGCGTTGGGGCAAAATCCTGTAGCAGATGTAATCCCTGATCGTGTGGACCCTGCCACCAAAGCACGAGGACAATCGACCAGTCGTGGCCAACCTCGACATGGTGTTCAAAAATCCGGTCTGCCGTGTCGACCAGAACCATCACGGACTCAGGTTGATCGACAAGGATCGCACAATCGCCAATCAGTTTTTGATCGTTTGAGCCCTGAGAATATGGCTACCAGTGCCCCGCGACATGCTCGTCACAATCCTCGTCGTCGTCACGAGGAAGCAATGCGACGATTGAAAAGCAAGGAAAAGATGGAGGAACGACATGAGAAGGGTGGCCCTCAAACGATTGAAGAAAGTAGTGGTGAGACCCCCGAACCAATTCGGGAAATCCAAGCTCGAAAGATCGCAGCATTGGAAGAAGAGATGCGCAATCTACAACGCCATTTAAAGGGGAAAGACGGACCTACCACTCGGTTTTAGTTGTCCATCGAACCTTTCTCTGCCAAAGTCCAAAATTACAAAGTCCCGAAGGATTTTAAGTTCCCGTCTATGCCTACTTACGATGGGTCTAGTGATCCTAGTGATCATTTAATGGGATTCCAAGCCAAAATGCTGATAGTTGGAGCTAAGGATCCTATGTATTGCCGTGTATTTGTCTCTACATTAGAGGGAATAGCTCGGGATTGGTTCATTTCTTTGCTTCATGGATCAGTAAGTACCTTTGAAGATCTAGCCAATCAGTTCCTTACCCGTTTCGCTGGTAGCATGCGAGCTAGGAAACACTTTACCGATCTTACTGAGGTAAATCAAGGGGAATACGAGAGTTTAAAAGACTACATCAAGCGGTGGAAAAAAGAGATACAGGCGGTGGACGGGATAGATGATAAATCTGCTTTAATGATGTTTATGCGCTCACTCCGATCAGGTAAATTATTGGAAGATTTGCGGAATAATACTCCTGATACTTATGCTCAAGCTATCCAGTGGGCTAATCGATATGCCGAAACTGAGCAAGCTctgaaattaaagaagaagcAGGAAGGAGGGTCGTCGTCCAAACGACCTCGGGAAGAAATTGAGCAGCGTCCAAGGGACCGCCCGATTGGAGGGGACAAAAGGCGAAACGGATTGGAGAGGCCATCTGGTTTCCAACTTGGTGGGACTCGAACACAAGGTACTTTACCCTTACATGAAGTACATCAAGTTGGCCATATTGATGCTCCTACACTCCCGCCTTTGCCGCCTGTCCACAATCTACCACGTTTTCCCAACAATGCGAAATATTGTCAATATCACCGACGATCTGGGCATTCCACGGAGGAGTGTACAACGCTACAAAGGGAAATAGAGAGTCTGATTCAGAAAGGCCGGCCATTTGATCGACCGACGAACCAATCGCGTCGACCGCCGCTAACGGGGCATGACACGGCTTCGCCTTCAGATAAACAAACAATTCCTACTCCAGATGATCGAGGAAAACGACcagtggaggaagaagaaggccGGGAGGAGCAGAATTGGAAACACAGCAAACTAGTGATCAATATAATTTATGGCGGTCCGGAAGGTGGCGATTCGGCTCGGGAAAGGAAACAATGGGGTAGACAGCTTTATGTAGGGGCAATTCAACATGCAGTCGCCCCAAAGAAGCCTAGAAGGGACCCGATCATTTTCACGGATGATGATATATCGCATGGAACGGTCCCGCACCGAGATGCTCTGATGATAGCCATAGATATAAAAGGAACAGTCGTTCGGCGAGTGTTTGTGGACACAGGAAGCAGTGTAAATGTGATGTATGCAGATACTTTCAATAAGCTTGGTTTAGACCAAACGAAACTCCTACCAGTTAGGACCCCGTTGGCTGGGTTCACCGGTGATAGCATTGAAGCTGAAGGACACATCGTTTTACCTGTCGAGATCGGACAATACCCTAGGGTGCGAAAGCTGGACATGGAATTTGTAGTGGTCAAATTGACCTCCACTCATAATATCATCTTGGGTCGTCCGGGCTTGGAAGACCTAGGAGCAGTCGTGTCACTCGAACACCTCTGCTTGAAGTTCAGAACGCCTGAAGGAGTTGGAGTTGCAAGATGCGATCAGCGGATAGCTCGGTCTTGCTATCTTAAAGCCTGTCGTTCGATTGGGGAAAAAGACATGCGAATCCATACCATCGCAGAAAAAGCCAAGCAGAAGGAATTAGTTGAATGGCCGGAGCCTGCCGTTGAGTTAGAAGAAGTCGTCTTGGAGATTGCCCACCCAGACAGGACAGTGAGGTTAGGCCTCGGGCTAACCAAGGAGGTTAGAGAATCCATTTTGCAAGTATTAAGGGAGTACAAGATGATATTCGCATGGGGGCCGAAAGACATGCCCGGGATTGACCGATCAGTGATTACACACCGATTAGCCGTCAGCCCAGCAGCTCGACCTGTGGTTCAGAGGAAAAGGTTTCTAGCCACAGAAAGACGTGAATTTGTGAAGAAAGAAGTAGCAACCCTACTCAAGATCGGCCATATCCGGGAGGTTAAATATCCAACATGGTTAGCCAATGTGGTGTTGGTTCCGAAGCCTCCAACAAGGAGAATGTGCGTGGACTACACCGACTTAAACAAGGCATGTCCCAAGGACCCTTTTCCCCTTCCGAGGATAGATTTGTTGGTTGACCAGACCGCCGGATGTGCCCTACTCAGGTTTATGGACGCTTTTCGTGGCTATCACTAAATTTTCATGGAGAAAGAGGACGAGGAGAAAACCGCCTTCATTACCCCAGATGGAGTTTACTGTTATAAGGTGATGCCTTTCGGTCTCAAGAACTCTGGTGCGACCTTTACTCGAATGATAGCTCGAATATTTGGGGAACAACTTGGCAAGGGAATGGAAGCTTACGTCGATGATTTGCTGGTCAAAAGTAAGGAAGCAGCCGAGCATTCCTCAGAGTTGAAAGCCAGTTTTGAGCTAATGAAGAAATATAATATGCGGCTGAATCCGAAGAAGTGTGCATTCGCTGTGAAAGGAGGAAAATTTCTAGGATATATGGTCACGCAACGAGGAATCGAACCCAATCCTAAGAAGGTAAAAGCAATATTGGACATGAAGCCACCGACTACCTTGAAAGAAGTCCAAAGATTGACTGGTTGCTTAGTGGCTCTCAGCTGATTCCTCTCAAAATCAGCTGAGAGAGCCTTATCGTTCTTCGAAGTAATAAGGAAAAGGGATAGCTTCGAGTGGACCACCGAGTGCCAGACGTCCTTCGAAGAATTGAAAAAGTACTTGTTGTCCCCTCCGACGTCCTTCGAAGAATTGAAAAAGTACTTGTTGTCCCCTCCCTTGCTAGCTAAACCTAAGGAAGGAGAGACCTTGTCCCCTCCCTTGCTAGCTAAACCTAAGGAAGGAGAGACCTTGTCCCCTCCCTTGCTAGCTAAACCTAAGGAAGGAGAGACCTTATATTTATATCTCGCGGTTTCTGACCAAGCACTCAGTTCGGTCCTTGTGCGTGAAGAAAACAAGGTGCAATACCCTGTATATTATGTGGGAAAACTATTGAAGGATGCGGAAATAAGGTACACTCCATTGGAAAAAATGGTCTATGCTTTACTGGTTACCGTGCGACGATTGATCCCTTATTTTCAAGTGCATCTTGTGGAAGTGCTTACCGACCAGC includes:
- the LOC116001148 gene encoding uncharacterized protein LOC116001148, encoding MPTYDGSSDPSDHLMGFQAKMLIVGAKDPMYCRVFVSTLEGIARDWFISLLHGSVSTFEDLANQFLTRFAGSMRARKHFTDLTEVNQGEYESLKDYIKRWKKEIQAVDGIDDKSALMMFMRSLRSGKLLEDLRNNTPDTYAQAIQWANRYAETEQALKLKKKQEGGSSSKRPREEIEQRPRDRPIGGDKRRNGLERPSGFQLGGTRTQGTLPLHEVHQVGHIDAPTLPPLPPVHNLPRFPNNAKYCQYHRRSGHSTEECTTLQREIESLIQKGRPFDRPTNQSRRPPLTGHDTASPSDKQTIPTPDDRGKRPVEEEEGREEQNWKHSKLVINIIYGGPEGGDSARERKQWGRQLYVGAIQHAVAPKKPRRDPIIFTDDDISHGTVPHRDALMIAIDIKGTVVRRVFVDTGSSVNVMYADTFNKLGLDQTKLLPVRTPLAGFTGDSIEAEGHIVLPVEIGQYPRVRKLDMEFVVVKLTSTHNIILGRPGLEDLGAVVSLEHLCLKFRTPEGVGVARCDQRIARSCYLKACRSIGEKDMRIHTIAEKAKQKELVEWPEPAVELEEVVLEIAHPDRTVRLGLGLTKEVRESILQVLREYKMIFAWGPKDMPGIDRSVITHRLAVSPAARPVVQRKRFLATERREFVKKEVATLLKIGHIREVKYPTWLANVVLVPKPPTRRMCVDYTDLNKACPKDPFPLPRIDLLVDQTAGCALLRFMDAFRGYH